One genomic region from Acidobacteriota bacterium encodes:
- a CDS encoding cytochrome b/b6 domain-containing protein — MEKIDTKGLEGIIDDDEIFERMPLSQRVQHIILAGSFILLILTGFPLLFPEMKVMRYIFFFQYSFWVRGLLHRIAAMFLIGVSVYHIFYIVFSEEGNRFAKEMMPKPKDIYDASALFMHNIGLISFLHRKGILKSFLDRHQQFLFNERPKFGKYNFIEKFEYMAVVWGNIIMITTGFFLWFEETSIALFPKFVLDIIRVIHGFEAILAFLAIIIWHMYNVHLNPEAFPMSWIWLNGQISGRDLKHHHPLEYERIARERLQMKKASEQAANLISSEKPR; from the coding sequence ATGGAAAAGATCGATACGAAAGGGCTGGAAGGAATCATTGATGATGATGAAATATTTGAGAGGATGCCTCTGTCCCAGAGGGTGCAGCATATCATCCTGGCGGGGAGCTTCATCTTGCTGATCCTCACCGGATTTCCGCTCCTCTTTCCGGAGATGAAGGTGATGCGCTACATCTTCTTTTTCCAGTACAGCTTCTGGGTTCGGGGTCTGCTTCATAGAATCGCCGCCATGTTCCTGATCGGCGTCAGCGTCTACCATATTTTCTATATTGTCTTTTCAGAAGAGGGGAATCGCTTCGCGAAAGAGATGATGCCGAAGCCAAAGGATATCTACGATGCCTCCGCTCTCTTCATGCACAACATCGGCTTGATATCGTTTCTCCACAGGAAGGGGATTCTGAAAAGCTTTCTGGACCGGCATCAGCAATTTCTGTTCAACGAAAGGCCAAAATTCGGGAAATACAACTTCATCGAAAAGTTCGAATACATGGCGGTGGTTTGGGGAAATATCATTATGATCACCACCGGCTTCTTCCTCTGGTTCGAAGAAACCAGCATCGCTCTCTTCCCGAAATTCGTTCTTGATATCATCCGGGTCATCCATGGCTTTGAAGCCATCCTGGCGTTTTTGGCGATCATCATCTGGCATATGTATAATGTTCATCTGAATCCAGAAGCCTTCCCCATGAGCTGGATTTGGCTCAATGGCCAGATCAGCGGCCGGGATCTGAAGCATCATCATCCTCTGGAATACGAGAGGATCGCCAGGGAGAGACTTCAGATGAAGAAGGCCAGTGAACAGGCGGCCAACCTCATTTCTTCAGAGAAACCCCGGTGA